In the genome of Raphanus sativus cultivar WK10039 chromosome 4, ASM80110v3, whole genome shotgun sequence, one region contains:
- the LOC108829986 gene encoding zinc finger BED domain-containing protein RICESLEEPER 2-like encodes MDSESLRIMALLEARSEYNEMNEEDVEFDVEEELTETEAEIQTEAEVQTETQATASTQAAKPQRKRRKTSTVWEDFVLVRIEDGTEKAKCNHCGSELVYNSKTHGTNQLKRHLESSSKMPKKVDRPVYDHLVDRAMVTEAIIYHDLPFRYVEFEKVRERDKYLNPECKPICRQTAALDVYRRYEVEKEKLKGLLEKHRGRVCLTAGLWVSKPQNTGYICLTVHYIDDDWRLDNKILEFCEMKSSHTGDLIATKIFESLKEWGLEKKIFSITLDNATNNNSMVRILAGKLQMTSGSGGGLLCDGKHIHVRCCAHILNLIVKNGLELANSLLHNIRESVRYVKASPQRKESFAACVERVGKRRGGAGLSLDVSTRWNSTYDMLVRALKFKEAFASMESYDPNYKTNPSVAEWNHGEKICELLKPFSVITTDFSGSKYPTSNIYFTQVWNIQLLLEKYSTCDDLGVREMARDMQVKFDKYWKEYSLILAMGAVLDPRIKIEMLEASYKELDPSTASLKTEKLKESLSDLYKEYQKLSQTSSSGFSLTPHEIVTESPLEDDYDNDFF; translated from the exons ATGGACTCTGAATCTCTGCGAATAATGGCACTTCTTGAAGCTCGAAGTGAATACAATGAAATGAATGAGGAGGATGTTGAATTTGATGTAGAAGAGGAGTTGACAGAAACAGAAGCTGAGATTCAAACAGAAGCAGAGGTTCAAACAGAAACACAAGCAACTGCATCAACACAAGCAGCAAAACCTCAACGTAAGCGTCGAAAAACCTCTACTGTTTGGGAAGATTTTGTATTAGTGAGGATAGAAGATGGAACAGAAAAGGCTAAGTGCAATCACTGTGGTTCAGAATTAGTTTATAATAGTAAAACCCATGGTACAAATCAGTTGAAGCGACACTTAGAGAGTAGTTCTAAGATGCCTAAGAAGGTAGATAGACCTGTGTATGATCATTTGGTAGATCGTGCAATGGTTACTGAGGCTATCATTTACCATGATCTACCATTTCGATATGTGGAGTTTGAGAAGgttagagaaagagataagTATTTAAATCCTGAGTGTAAACCCATCTGTAGACAGACTGCTGCTCTTGATGTCTATAGGAGATATGAAGTAGAGAAGGAGAAGTTGAAGGGGCTGTTGGAGAAGCATCGTGGTAGGGTCTGTCTGACTGCTGGTTTATGGGTATCTAAGCCTCAGAATACGGGCTATATCTGCTTAACTGTCCATTACATTGATGATGACTGGAGATTGGACAATAAGATCTTAGAATTTTGTGAGATGAAGTCTTCACACACAGGTGATCTGATTGCCACTAAGATCTTCGAGTCATTGAAGGAATGGGGTTTAGAGAAGAAGATTTTCTCAATTACTCTAGACAATGCCACAAACAACAACAGCATGGTGAGAATTCTTGCGGGCAAGCTTCAGATGACAAGTGGAAGTGGTGGAGGTCTGTTGTGTGATGGTAAGCACATACATGTGAGATGCTGTGCTCACATTTTGAACCTCATAGTTAAAAATGGCCTGGAGTTAGCAAATAGTCTTCTTCATAACATTCGAGAGAGTGTCAGATATGTGAAAGCATCGCCACAAAGGAAAGAATCATTTGCAGCATGTGTAGAGAGAGTAGGAAAAAGAAGGGGTGGAGCTGGATTGTCACTTGATGTTTCTACTCGCTGGAACTCTACATACGATATGCTGGTTAGAGCTCTCAAGTTCAAGGAGGCATTTGCTAGCATGGAGTCTTATGATCCGAACTATAAGACTAATCCTTCGGTGGCTGAGTGGAACCATGGGGAAAAGATCTGTGAATTGTTGAAGCCATTCAGTGTCATAACAACAGATTTTTCAGGTTCAAAGTATCCCACTTCTAATATCTATTTCACACAAGTATGGAATATACAATTGTTATTGGAGAAATATTCCACTTGTGATGATCTTGGGGTGAGAGAAATGGCCAGAGACATGCAAGTGAAGTTTGATAAATACTGGAAGGAGTATAGTCTAATCTTGGCTATGGGAGCAGTTCTAGATCCAAGAATAAAGATTGAGATGCTTGAAGCTTCTTATAAAGAATTGGATCCTTCTACTGCCAGCTTAAAGACTGAAAAACTCAAGGAAAGTTTGAGTGATCTCTATAAAGAATATCAGAAACTGTCTCAAACAAGTTCTTCAGGGTTTTCACTTACACCACATGAGATTGTCACAGAATCTCCTCTTGAAGATGATTATGATAAT GACTTTTTTTAG